A part of Caloenas nicobarica isolate bCalNic1 chromosome 10, bCalNic1.hap1, whole genome shotgun sequence genomic DNA contains:
- the C10H15orf39 gene encoding uncharacterized protein C15orf39 homolog, whose protein sequence is MASKRHLESLDPVIFNKLPRLETEPAAGFPDGLCKSNPVPNPGSENHFNYKGSYFACPLQSPDGPEQPLARWSPAAAYLPYGSGAGSQPVPAEGPLLSCLLYRPDSLGAGLQPPGAEKGKDGLMRELLMAREKWGSPPPAPGHPFPVKKPVAVSKVAPLAVPKPVYRAPACFVDPRMALPLGPRAGSLQQRRGDADWALPAASHPLHPGEPRGGTGLHKRGPHSDPSLPPLRPSLALPAKEKVGSPVAFSPYYTAFEKYRGSPDTPFLEASCPATHSQRKVPEVPSLSLDPWPKLQPPAASPAPRERPPTCYPHAHYPLPLHKATLLYPPLPHTVEVQPSTLPGAYKAFGSAGSGEPFPGSYLKPQAPRSYFPSPLDTYVPRTAGAVASPPTKSAALPRDAELPRRAGYLPSPGFAFGPGDAAAFGTSFAGTEPGCERHRAESPQRQVTVRQNSAFQPVCGSEKVSGGSGGLTETLLKGEAGWVKPSRGEQEPPYLGRRRASPTPQEPPRGGPPAPIIVGKGDADKVKDAAKELVPTAPSTPPPEGLKDPRDSEVPPPSPPMPVINKVFSLAPYRDYLEGTDGSAQVPFSREHLRRDTPPQNVGGSREPAAVGDVSAASSLLPTGTAAGRVLKTGSGIVQSQGESCCGRVPEKPKLVPRDSGSRGGSPGGAGSGDRVPGDFVLDLSLKKRLVRAGETQGPAGQTDGEDAEREKESLGGKAREREEAKPPALPLLLEVSSGYKSNFQSSAAFMFKKYKILRSLPPSTGSPRPAGSPRTPQPSPPPPAPSSSTPTPPPRSPPASPPASSPPAPQPGTTSAPRGARPEPRPPLPAAPRAAGEESAWLGGQRQPPQPPAGQDFASLHASLCRAISCSVSRSSPQLLREWLQRAEPAEGLGQAPESPPKPKNGSKIPEAQKRTKGKEIWLAFQDVPALLANLLSQLKTFMFACKCPFPHVVRAGAIFIPIHVVKEKLFPKLPGASVDQVLQEHKVELRPTTLSEERHLRDLELKSCTSRMLKLLALKQLPDIYPDLLNLHWHDSIRQQLGWSPQASQRPSK, encoded by the exons ATGGCCTCAAAACGGCACTTGGAGTCCCTGGATCCCGTGATTTTCAACAAGCTACCTCGGCTGGAGACGGAGCCCGCTGCCGGCTTCCCCGATGGCCTCTGCAAATCCAACCCTGTGCCCAACCCCGGCTCCGAAAACCATTTCAACTACAAGGGCTCCTACTTCGCCTGCCCGCTGCAAAGCCCTGATGGCCCCGAGCAGCCCCTGGCCCGCTGGAGCCCGGCAGCCGCTTACCTGCCCTACGGCAGCGGCGCCGGCAGCCAGCCTGTGCCGGCCGAGGGGCCGCTGCTGAGCTGCCTGCTCTACCGCCCCGACAGCCTGGGGGccgggctgcagcccccaggtGCCGAGAAGGGCAAGGACGGGCTGATGCGGGAGCTGCTGATGGCGAGGGAGAAGTGGGGCagcccgccgcccgcgccgGGACACCCCTTCCCGGTGAAGAAGCCGGTGGCCGTGAGCAAGGTGGCCCCCCTGGCTGTCCCCAAGCCGGTGTACAGAGCCCCGGCGTGCTTCGTGGACCCCAGGATGGCCCTGCCGCTGGGACCCCGCGCCGGGAGCCTGCAGCAGAGACGGGGGGATGCCGACTGGGCTCTGCCCGCTGCCAGCCACCCGCTCCACCCCGGCGAGCCCCGCGGCGGCACCGGGCTGCACAAGAGGGGTCCCCACTCCGACCCCAGCCTCCCGCCGCTGCGCCCCAGCCTGGCGCTGCCCGCCAAGGAGAAGGTGGGCTCCCCCGTCGCCTTCTCCCCCTATTACACCGCCTTTGAGAAATACAGGGGTTCCCCCGACACCCCCTTCTTGGAAGCCAGCTGCCCTGCTACCCACAGCCAGAGGAAGGTGCCCGAGGTCCCCAGCCTCAGCCTGGACCCCTGGCCCAAGCTCCAGCCGCCcgctgccagcccagcaccgcGGGAGAGGCCACCGACGTGCTACCCGCACGCCCACTACCCGCTGCCCCTCCACAAGGCCACCCTCCTCTACCCTCCGCTGCCCCACACCGTGGAGGtgcagcccagcaccctgcctgGCGCCTACAAAGCCTTTGGCTCTGCGGGAAGTGGGGAGCCCTTTCCTGGCTCCTACCTGAAGCCTCAAGCCCCCAGGAGCTACTTTCCCAGCCCCTTGGACACCTACGTGCCCAGGACAGCCGGCGCGGTGGCGTCACCGCCCACCAAGTCGGCAGCGCTGCCGAGGGACGCCGAGCTGCCACGGAGAGCCGGCTACTTGCCCAGCCCCGGCTTTGCCTTCGGCCCCGGCGATGCAGCCGCATTCGGCACCTCCTTTGCCGGCACCGAGCCGGGCTGCGAGCGGCACCGGGCGGAAAGTCCCCAGCGGCAAGTGACGGTGAGGCAGAACAGCGCTTTCCAACCCGTCTGTGGCTCTGAGAAGGTGTCCgggggctctggtgggctcaCAGAGACATTGCTCAAAGGAGAAGCGGGCTGGGTAAAACCCAGCCGTGGGGAGCAGGAGCCCCCTTacctggggaggaggagagccAGCCCGACACCCCAGGAGCCTCCCCGCGGGGGACCACCAGCTCCCATCATTGTAGGGAAGGGAGATGCTGACAAGGTGAAGGATGCAGCCAAGGAGCTCGTCCCCACTGCTCCGTCCACCCCCCCTCCAGAGGGGCTGAAGGACCCGAGGGACAGCGAggtccctcctccctccccgcccATGCCCGTGATCAACAAGGTCTTCAGCCTGGCGCCCTACCGAGACTACCTGGAGGGGACCGATGGCTCAGCCCAGGTCCCCTTCTCCAGGGAGCATCTGCGGCGGGACACCCCACCCCAAAACGTGGGGGGCAGCCGGGAGCCCGCGGCCGTCGGAGACGTCTCGGCGGCGTCCAGCCTGCTGCCCACGGGCACGGCGGCTGGCCGGGTGCTGAAGACGGGCAGCGGCATTGTCCAGAGCCAAGGGGAAAGCTGTTGTGGAAGGGTCCCCGAAAAGCCGAAGCTCGTGCCCCGAGACTCGGGGTCTCGGGGGGGCAGCCCCGgtggggcggggagcggggaccGCGTCCCCGGGGACTTTGTGCTGGACCTCAGCTTGAAGAAGAGGCTGGTCAGAGCCGGGGAGACCCAGGGACCTgctggacagacagacggggaggatgcagagcgggaGAAAGAGAGTTTGGGGGGGAAAGCGAGGGAGCGCGAGGAGGCCAagcccccggcgctgccctTGCTGCTGGAGGTGAGCTCTGGCTACAAGAGCAACTTCCAGAGCTCAGCCGCCTTCATGTTCAAAAAATACAAGATCCTgcgctccctcccacccagcACCGGGTCCCCCCGTCCAGCCGGCAGCCCCCgcaccccccagcccagcccgccaccaccagccccctccagcagcaccccCACCCCGCCGCCGCGGAGCCCCCCTGCCTCCCCGCCGgccagcagccccccagccccgcagcccggcaCCACCTCGGCTCCGCGGGGGGCTCGCCCGGAGCCGCGGCCCCCGCTGCCCGCGGCGCCCCGAGCAGCAGGCGAGGAGAGCGCCTGGCTGGGCGGGCAGCGccagcccccgcagcccccggccggGCAGGACTTCGCCTCCCTGCACGCCTCCCTCTGCCGCGCCATCTCCTGCTCCGTGTCCCGCTCCTCCCCGCAGCTCCTGCGCGAGTGGCTGCAGCGGGCAGAGCCGGCCgaggggctgggacaggcgCCCGAATCCCCCCCCAAGCCCAAGAACGGCTCCAAGATCCCCGAAGCTCAGAAGCGCACCAAAGGCAAGGAGATCTGGCTGGCTTTCCAAGACGTGCCCGCCCTCCTCGCCAACCTGCTGTCTCAGCTGAAGACCTTCATGTTCGCTTGCAAGTGTCCTTTCCCCCACGTGGTCCGGGCAGGGGCCATCTTCATCCCCATCCACGTGGTGAAGGAGAAGCTCTTCCCCAAGCTCCCGGGGGCCTCCGTTGACCAAGTGCTGCAGGAGCACAAGGTGGAGCTGCGTCCCACCACGCTCTCGGAGGAGAGGCACCTGCGGGACCTGGAGCTGAAGAGCTGCACCTCACGCATGCTGAAGCTCCTGGCTCTCAAGCAGCTCCCTGACATCTACCCGGACCTGCTGAACCTCCACTGGCACGATTCCATCCGGCAGCAGCTCG GTTGGAGCCCGCAGGCCAGCCAGCGCCCCTCCAAGTAG